A DNA window from Rhizobium jaguaris contains the following coding sequences:
- a CDS encoding microcin C ABC transporter permease YejB — MGAYILRRLLLMIPTIIGIMAISFTIVQFAPGGPVEQVIAQLTGQADNATGRLSGGTDLLGQQQAADDSSSKYRGAQGLDPELIAKLDKQFGFDKPPLERFGQMMWNYIRFNFGESFFRNTTVIDLIGQKLPVSISLGIWILIFSYAISIPLGIRKAIQDGSTFDVWTSGVIIIGYAVPSFLFGIMLIVLFAGGSFFDWFPLRGLVSDNFADLSWWQKIIDYLWHLVLPLISLSLAAFATTTLLTKNSFIEEIKKQYVITARAKGLSERRVLYGHVFRNAMLIVIAGFPGAFISAFFTGSLLIENIFSLDGLGRLSYLSVVQRDYPIVFATLYIFSLLGLFVGLISDLIYTWIDPRIDFERRDV, encoded by the coding sequence ATGGGCGCCTATATCCTCAGACGTCTGCTGCTGATGATCCCGACCATTATCGGCATCATGGCGATCTCCTTTACCATCGTGCAATTTGCCCCCGGCGGTCCCGTCGAGCAGGTCATCGCCCAGTTGACCGGCCAGGCCGACAACGCAACTGGCCGCCTTTCCGGCGGCACCGATCTGCTCGGCCAGCAACAGGCAGCCGACGATAGCAGCTCGAAATACCGCGGCGCCCAGGGGCTCGATCCGGAGCTGATCGCTAAGCTCGACAAGCAGTTCGGCTTCGACAAGCCGCCGCTCGAGCGTTTCGGCCAGATGATGTGGAACTATATCCGCTTCAATTTCGGCGAAAGCTTCTTCCGCAACACGACGGTGATCGATCTCATCGGGCAGAAGCTGCCGGTGTCGATCTCGCTCGGCATCTGGATTCTGATCTTCTCCTACGCCATCTCGATCCCGCTCGGCATTCGCAAGGCGATACAGGATGGATCGACCTTCGATGTCTGGACGTCGGGTGTCATCATCATCGGCTACGCCGTTCCGAGTTTCCTCTTCGGCATCATGCTGATCGTGCTTTTCGCCGGCGGCTCTTTCTTCGATTGGTTTCCGCTGCGCGGCCTTGTCTCCGACAATTTCGCCGATCTCAGTTGGTGGCAGAAGATCATCGATTATCTGTGGCACCTCGTGCTGCCGCTGATCTCTTTGTCGCTCGCCGCCTTCGCCACCACGACGCTGCTCACCAAGAATTCCTTCATCGAGGAAATCAAGAAGCAATATGTCATCACAGCCCGCGCCAAGGGGTTGAGCGAGCGGCGGGTGCTCTACGGCCATGTCTTCCGCAATGCCATGCTCATCGTCATTGCCGGTTTTCCCGGCGCCTTCATCTCCGCTTTCTTCACTGGTTCGCTGCTGATCGAGAACATCTTCTCGCTCGATGGTCTCGGCCGCCTCAGCTACCTCTCCGTCGTCCAGCGCGACTATCCGATCGTTTTCGCGACGCTCTATATCTTTTCACTGCTCGGCCTGTTCGTCGGCCTGATCTCAGACCTGATCTATACCTGGATCGACCCGCGCATCGATTTCGAGCGGAGGGACGTCTGA
- a CDS encoding ABC transporter permease: MDAAAKSASLTTIKPPRRGLFSPTNVRRWQNFKANRRGYWSLWLFLILFVLSLGAEFIANDRPILISYKGEILLPVFINYPEEKFGGFLAQTDYRAGDIKDEINANGWMIWPPIRYSYQTANSNLPKGTSAPTAPFWLMSKEQRCSGYEKGVDDPNCTLSNLNWLGTDDQARDVLARMIYGFRISVLFGLALTICSAVVGVAAGAIQGYFGGWTDLLLQRFIEIWSSMPVLYILLIIASVLPPGFFILLGILLLFSWVGLVGVVRAEFLRARNFEYVRAARALGVNNLTIMYRHLLPNAMVATLTFVPFILSGSITTLTSLDFLGFGMPPGSPSLGEMIAQGKSNLQAPWLGLSAFFTMSIMLSLLIFIGEAVRDAFDPRKTFR; this comes from the coding sequence ATGGACGCCGCAGCCAAGTCCGCATCCTTGACAACGATAAAGCCGCCGCGCCGAGGCCTCTTTTCCCCGACCAACGTTCGCCGCTGGCAGAATTTCAAGGCGAACCGCCGCGGTTATTGGTCCCTCTGGCTGTTCCTGATCCTGTTCGTTCTCAGTCTCGGAGCGGAATTCATCGCGAACGACCGGCCGATTCTCATCTCCTACAAGGGCGAGATCCTGTTGCCGGTCTTCATCAATTATCCCGAGGAAAAATTCGGCGGCTTCCTGGCGCAGACGGATTATCGCGCTGGGGATATTAAGGACGAGATCAACGCAAATGGCTGGATGATCTGGCCACCGATCCGCTATTCCTACCAGACCGCCAATTCGAACCTTCCAAAGGGAACATCGGCCCCGACCGCGCCCTTCTGGCTGATGAGCAAGGAACAGCGCTGCTCCGGCTATGAAAAGGGCGTTGATGATCCGAATTGCACCCTGAGCAATCTCAACTGGCTCGGCACGGACGACCAGGCGCGGGATGTGCTGGCGCGCATGATCTACGGCTTCCGAATCTCGGTGCTGTTCGGCCTGGCGCTAACCATCTGCTCGGCGGTCGTCGGCGTTGCGGCCGGCGCCATCCAGGGTTATTTCGGCGGCTGGACGGACCTTCTCCTGCAGCGCTTCATCGAGATATGGTCCTCGATGCCGGTGCTCTATATCCTGTTGATCATCGCCTCGGTCCTGCCGCCCGGCTTCTTCATCCTTCTTGGCATCCTGCTTCTGTTTTCCTGGGTGGGCCTGGTCGGCGTCGTGCGCGCCGAATTCCTGCGAGCGCGCAATTTCGAATATGTGCGTGCCGCCCGAGCGCTCGGCGTCAACAACCTCACCATCATGTATCGCCACCTGCTGCCGAATGCCATGGTCGCGACCCTGACCTTCGTGCCCTTCATTCTCTCCGGCTCGATCACGACCCTGACCTCGCTGGATTTCTTAGGCTTCGGCATGCCTCCCGGCTCGCCCTCGCTCGGCGAGATGATCGCCCAGGGCAAATCCAACCTGCAGGCCCCCTGGCTCGGCCTTTCCGCCTTCTTCACCATGTCGATCATGCTGTCGCTTCTGATCTTCATCGGTGAGGCCGTGCGCGACGCATTCGATCCGAGGAAGACGTTCCGATGA
- a CDS encoding ABC transporter ATP-binding protein, with protein sequence MSGDHTPLLSVSNLSVAFHQGGQTSIAVDGISFDIARGEVLALVGESGSGKSVSANSILKLLPYPSASHPSGEILFKGKNLLKASDNELRAVRGNDITMIFQEPMTSLNPLHTIEKQIGEILALHQGVAGQAARSRTLDLLNQVGIREPEKRLKAYPHELSGGQRQRVMIAMALANRPELLIADEPTTALDVTVQAQILQLLRDLKGTHGMSMLFITHDLGIVRKFADRVCVMTKGHIVETGTVEQVFANPRHDYTRHLLAAEPRGEPPVGDISKPVVMEGSDIKVWFPIKAGLMRKVVDHVKAVDGIDLRLRAGQTLGVVGESGSGKTTLGLALARLISSKGRISFVGKDIADYSFKEMRPLRNQLQVVFQDPYGSLSPRMSVGEIIAEGLKVHEQSLSAEERDQRVCWALEEVGLDPLTRWRFPHEFSGGQRQRIAIARAMVLKPRFVMLDEPTSALDMSVQAQVVDLLRDLQQRHDLAYLFISHDLKVVKALANDLIVMRFGKVVEQGASADIFRAPKEDYTKALLAAAFNIEAVPTAAVQQ encoded by the coding sequence ATGAGCGGAGACCACACCCCATTGCTTTCCGTCAGCAATCTGTCCGTCGCCTTTCACCAGGGTGGCCAAACCTCGATTGCGGTCGATGGCATCTCGTTCGATATCGCCAGGGGCGAGGTGCTAGCGCTGGTCGGCGAATCCGGATCGGGCAAATCGGTGTCGGCCAACTCGATCCTGAAGCTGCTGCCCTATCCGTCCGCCAGCCACCCCTCAGGTGAAATCCTGTTCAAGGGCAAGAACCTGCTGAAGGCGTCCGATAATGAATTGCGTGCCGTCCGCGGCAACGACATCACCATGATCTTTCAGGAGCCGATGACGTCGCTCAATCCGCTCCATACAATCGAAAAGCAGATCGGCGAAATCCTCGCGCTGCACCAGGGCGTGGCCGGCCAGGCGGCCCGTAGCCGTACGCTGGACCTGCTGAACCAGGTCGGCATCCGCGAACCGGAAAAGCGCCTGAAGGCCTATCCGCACGAGCTGTCCGGCGGCCAACGTCAGCGCGTAATGATCGCCATGGCGCTGGCCAACCGGCCGGAGCTTTTGATCGCCGACGAGCCGACAACGGCGCTCGATGTGACAGTACAGGCGCAGATCCTCCAACTGCTGCGCGACCTCAAGGGTACGCATGGCATGTCGATGCTGTTCATCACCCACGATCTCGGCATCGTCCGCAAATTCGCCGATCGCGTCTGTGTCATGACCAAAGGCCATATCGTCGAAACCGGCACCGTCGAACAGGTCTTCGCCAATCCTCGGCATGACTATACCCGGCATCTGCTTGCCGCCGAGCCGCGCGGCGAGCCGCCGGTGGGCGACATCAGCAAGCCCGTGGTCATGGAAGGCTCAGACATCAAGGTTTGGTTCCCGATCAAGGCCGGGCTGATGCGCAAGGTGGTCGACCACGTGAAGGCGGTCGACGGCATCGACCTCAGGCTGAGGGCCGGCCAGACGCTCGGCGTCGTCGGTGAATCCGGCTCCGGCAAGACGACGCTCGGCCTGGCACTTGCCCGTCTGATTTCTTCCAAAGGCCGCATAAGCTTCGTCGGCAAGGATATCGCCGACTATTCCTTCAAGGAGATGCGGCCGCTGCGCAATCAGCTGCAGGTCGTTTTCCAGGACCCCTATGGATCGCTGAGCCCGCGTATGTCGGTCGGCGAAATCATTGCCGAGGGGCTCAAGGTCCATGAGCAATCCCTGTCGGCGGAAGAGCGCGATCAGCGTGTCTGCTGGGCGCTGGAGGAGGTGGGTCTCGATCCATTGACGCGCTGGCGTTTCCCGCATGAATTCTCCGGCGGCCAGCGCCAGCGCATCGCCATTGCTCGCGCCATGGTGCTGAAGCCGCGTTTCGTCATGCTGGACGAGCCAACCTCGGCGCTCGACATGAGCGTGCAGGCCCAGGTGGTCGATCTCCTGCGCGACCTGCAGCAGCGCCATGATCTTGCCTACCTCTTCATCAGTCACGACCTGAAAGTGGTGAAGGCCCTTGCCAACGATCTGATCGTCATGCGCTTCGGCAAGGTCGTGGAGCAGGGCGCTTCGGCCGATATTTTCCGCGCGCCGAAAGAGGATTACACCAAGGCGCTTCTCGCCGCCGCCTTCAACATCGAGGCGGTGCCCACCGCCGCCGTCCAGCAATAA